A genomic stretch from Clavelina lepadiformis chromosome 5, kaClaLepa1.1, whole genome shotgun sequence includes:
- the LOC143458934 gene encoding zinc finger MYM-type protein 1-like has translation MTTTYLSPTIQNELILLLSKKVKNIVLEEVREAKYFTIMCDSTPDISHTDQMTLIVRYVTIKNSIAQVKESFLNFFPLSGKTAAEISQSILDELELNNLDVMMCRGQGYDNASTMSGIHTGVQQKIKNINPKALFVPCGNHTLNLAGVHAVGSSQLSDRFFAVLERLYVFFAASTHRWDVLIKHAPIALKRVIDTRWSAHHAAVKALHAGFDEIMDAIEELCNPNENLNTRGDAHSILEAIQNFSFFSFLCFWKVILRESHDTQTYLQQKGLLLAQYSNKMKAFVNFLVEERDNLVKGSVDAAIKKCTELEIPVEDRRVRRKKRMPGEHAEDAGLSVVGEVRRCMFQALDRFKLEAETRFTGIHHLNDMFGFLNPHALLQSESHNGFTNAFKSTYDDEVDFLELAVEIDRFKRLVRSSETTFDRNATAFDVLQWLAKSHLLDSTPYLCLCLKLYLTIGVSFASCERSFSKLKMIKSYLRSTMNDDRLSALSILSIERDYVQKLDFEDIIADFASAKARKVEF, from the coding sequence ATGACAACTACTTATCTCTCTCCCACTATTCAAAATGAGCTTATTTTGCTTCTCagtaaaaaagtcaaaaacatcGTTCTTGAAGAGGTGCGCGAAGctaaatattttacgattATGTGCGACAGTACTCCGGACATATCACATACTGATCAAATGACTCTTATAGTCAGATATGTAACAATCAAAAACAGTATTGCCCAAGTGAAGGaatcgtttttgaatttctttccgTTGAGCGGAAAAACGGCAGCTGAAATTTCTCAATCTATTCTAGATGAACTTGAACTAAACAACTTAGATGTGATGATGTGTAGGGGACAAGGCTACGACAACGCATCTACTATGTCGGGAATTCATACTGGAGttcagcaaaaaatcaaaaacataaatccAAAAGCACTATTCGTACCGTGTGGAAATCACACACTGAATCTTGCAGGTGTTCATGCCGTCGGATCGTCGCAATTAAGCGACAGATTTTTCGCTGTTTTAGAAAGattgtatgttttttttgctGCCTCTACTCATAGATGGGATGTCCTTATAAAGCATGCGCCAATCGCGCTGAAGCGAGTGATTGATACGCGATGGAGCGCACATCACGCTGCTGTAAAGGCCCTTCACGCAGgttttgatgagattatgGATGCTATAGAGGAACTATGTAATCCAAACGAAAATCTTAATACACGAGGTGACGCTCATAGTATTCTAGAAGCGAttcagaatttttctttcttttcctTCTTATGTTTTTGGAAAGTAATCCTGCGAGAATCTCATGATACTCAAACTTACTTGCAGCAAAAAGGATTGCTGTTAGCGCAATACTCTAACAAGATGAAAGCGTTTGTCAACTTTTTAGTGGAAGAACGAGATAATCTGGTTAAAGGTTCTGTGGATGCAGCGATCAAAAAATGCACAGAGCTAGAGATTCCAGTTGAAGATCGGAGAGTTCGCAGAAAAAAGAGAATGCCTGGCGAACACGCAGAAGATGCTGGCCTTAGTGTTGTTGGAGAAGTAAGACGATGCATGTTTCAAGCATTGGACAGATTTAAACTTGAAGCTGAAACTAGGTTTACCGGCATACACCACTTGAATGATATGTTTGGATTTTTGAATCCTCACGCGCTACTGCAAAGCGAAAGTCACAATGGATTCACCAACGCTTTTAAAAGCACTTATGACGACGAGGTGGACTTTTTGGAGTTAGCTGTGGAAATTGACAGATTTAAGAGGCTGGTGCGAAGCAGTGAAACCACGTTTGATCGTAATGCAACAGCGTTTGATGTTTTACAGTGGTTAGCTAAATCACACTTACTTGATTCGACACCATATTTATGCTTGTGTCTGAAACTTTATCTTACCATTGGTGTTTCATTTGCGAGCTGTGAGAGGAGTTTCTCAAAGCTCAAAATGATTAAGTCCTATTTACGTTCTACCATGAATGATGATCGGCTATCAGCTCTATCGATTCTTTCTATAGAAAGAGACTACgttcaaaaacttgattttgaaGATATTATCGCTGATTTTGCTTCGGCGAAAGCTCGAAAAGTTGAATTTTGA
- the LOC143460235 gene encoding uncharacterized protein LOC143460235, with protein MSTVSDSSADVQIDEITSVTEMIPDSPDSPVQQSSPAPYVPIVRPGEQGAPAPMPQSADLADIQATVLQPVHRLFRPFKTTVTMPTLAVPAPPTTSAEDLLLWFQQLDELFQLVPDFEFMSKILTMVAATPAFHMAPLMKYISNGVTDKTREYEQFKQFLHARLILEIPSNM; from the coding sequence ATGTCGACGGTATCTGATTCCTCCGCTGACGTTCAAATTGACGAAATCACTTCAGTTACTGAGATGATTCCCGACTCACCCGATTCACCGGTTCAACAATCATCTCCCGCGCCGTATGTGCCGATCGTCAGACCTGGGGAGCAAGGCGCTCCTGCCCCCATGCCCCAGAGCGCTGATCTAGCAGATATACAAGCTACGGTGTTACAACCAGTACATAGACTATTTCGGCCGTTTAAAACAACCGTTACAATGCCGACCCTTGCGGTTCCTGCACCGCCAACCACTTCGGCTGAGGATCTACTACTTTGGTTCCAGCAGCTGGATGAACTGTTCCAGCTGGTTCCTGATTTTGAGTTTATGAGCAAAATCCTTACCATGGTAGCAGCCACACCTGCTTTCCACATGGCCCCCTTGATGAAGTATATATCCAACGGGGTTACGGACAAAACCCGGGAATACGAacagttcaaacaatttttgcatgcccGGTTAATCTTGGAGATACCCTCCAACATGTAG
- the LOC143459398 gene encoding uncharacterized protein LOC143459398 — MLAESRSKQKWSCDPRNTTWAKDDSRFGVKMLEKMGWEKGKGLGANEDGKVNPVKVAYKSDNLGLGCSIAYDKNWVAHQDNFASLLSELNRNVTPDSPSAKEPAEAASVSNLEEKSKVQKRVHYKKFTKGKDLSTYKAADMAAIFGSGVSHSEPVTPQTLSEAEESNSSAESCPEVPCNSLKPKLKKKKRSHYTQESESGKTVKSQYSVQEYFKMRMEKISAEKLANKQNISIVVSGESPAGDVNNNITKKKKKRKKSQQIDIEESPVLNVENAMLQSVGNVDEMQSKRKKKRKVKNIKLDTNDNYLTSTKNDKQNGLKDTSDCPPKKKKKKDKNFIKDNIAEVNKTLVDVKA; from the coding sequence ATGCTAGCTGAATCACGTAGTAAACAGAAATGGTCATGTGATCCACGAAATACCACTTGGGCGAAAGATGACTCCCGATTCGGTGTGAAGATGTTGGAAAAAATGGGATGGGAAAAAGGAAAAGGTCTTGGTGCTAATGAAGATGGCAAAGTGAATCCAGTTAAAGTTGCATACAAATCTGATAACCTTGGACTTGGTTGCTCAATTGCTTATGATAAAAACTGGGTGGCCCATCAGGATAACTTTGCATCCCTTCTTTCAGAACTCAATAGAAATGTAACTCCCGATAGTCCTTCAGCAAAAGAGCCAGCTGAAGCTGCATCTGTGTCAAATTTGGAAGAAAAGTCAAAAGTACAAAAGCGTGTTCACTACAAAAAATTCACAAAGGGCAAAGATCTCTCTACATATAAGGCGGCAGATATGGCCGCCATATTTGGTTCTGGAGTCTCTCATAGTGAACCTGTTACTCCACAGACTCTGTCAGAAGCAGAAGAGTCGAACAGCAGTGCTGAATCTTGCCCTGAAGTACCTTGCAACAGTTTAAAACCAAAActaaaaaagaagaaaagaagTCATTATACTCAAGAAAGTGAATCTGGGAAAACAGTAAAATCACAATACAGTGTCCAAGAATACTTTAAAATGAGAATGGAAAAGATCAGTGCTGAAAAATtggcaaataaacaaaatatatctaTTGTGGTTTCAGGGGAAAGTCCAGCTGGGGATGTTAACAATAACATTactaaaaagaaaaagaaaagaaagaaatctCAACAAATAGACATTGAAGAATCTCCAGTTTTAAATGTAGAAAATGCTATGTTGCAATCAGTCGGAAATGTGGATGAAATGCAAtcaaaaaggaaaaagaagcgaaaggtgaaaaacattaaacttgACACTAATGACAACTATTTGACTTCTActaaaaatgataaacaaaatGGTTTAAAAGATACATCAGATTGTCCCcctaaaaagaaaaagaaaaaagacaaaaatttcattaaggACAATATTGCTGAAGTTAATAAAACACTTGTTGATGTGAAAGCATAA